A section of the Leptotrichia sp. HSP-342 genome encodes:
- a CDS encoding DNA adenine methylase → MRNLFSPLRYPGGKSKVFNIIVSLFEKNDIRNPVYIEPFAGGAGLALLLLKKEKVKKLVLNDIDKGIYSFWYCVLNHTEKFCNIIENIEISLLERENQKKIYINKENLNLLVEENILKLGVATFYLNRVNRSGILKAGVIGGNLQNGNYKMDCRFNKNKLIKQIKEIGRLKDKIEFYNLDVLEFQKNIISKIKREKFIFFDPPYYKKGPELYTNFYNHKNHLELYETIRKITKNWIVTYDNCEEIKKIYKKFDFVEFDINYSLENKMKAKEIMIFSKNIKNHDIFIMK, encoded by the coding sequence ATGAGAAATTTATTTTCTCCACTACGTTATCCTGGCGGAAAATCAAAGGTTTTTAATATCATAGTTTCTCTTTTTGAAAAAAATGATATTAGAAATCCTGTATATATAGAGCCTTTTGCTGGAGGAGCAGGTTTAGCATTATTGTTGCTAAAAAAAGAAAAAGTAAAAAAACTGGTACTTAATGATATAGATAAAGGTATTTATTCTTTTTGGTATTGCGTTTTAAATCATACAGAAAAGTTTTGTAATATAATAGAAAATATTGAAATTTCTCTTCTTGAGCGAGAGAATCAAAAAAAAATATATATAAATAAAGAAAATTTGAATTTGTTGGTGGAAGAAAATATTTTAAAATTAGGTGTAGCTACTTTTTATTTAAATAGAGTGAATAGATCTGGGATTTTGAAAGCAGGTGTAATAGGTGGTAATTTGCAAAATGGAAATTATAAAATGGATTGTAGATTTAATAAAAATAAATTGATAAAGCAAATAAAAGAAATAGGTAGATTAAAAGATAAAATAGAGTTTTATAATTTGGATGTTTTAGAATTTCAGAAAAATATAATAAGCAAAATAAAAAGAGAAAAATTTATATTTTTTGATCCGCCATATTATAAAAAAGGCCCTGAATTATATACAAATTTTTATAATCATAAAAATCATTTGGAACTTTATGAAACTATAAGAAAAATAACTAAAAATTGGATTGTTACTTATGATAATTGTGAAGAAATAAAAAAAATTTATAAAAAATTTGATTTTGTAGAATTTGATATAAATTATTCTTTAGAAAATAAAATGAAAGCCAAAGAAATTATGATATTTAGCAAGAATATAAAAAATCATGATATTTTTATTATGAAATAA